AAAACACATTGTTCCGGCTCATTTCGATTTTTATTTTGGACCAAATCTCAGTTTAGAGGCAATCAAAAATCTTCCTGCGTTGATTCAAACTAAATGCCATTATGTCGAAATGACTCGTGCGTTAATCTATTTATTCAAAAGCACCAGCTTTATTCTGGGTGATCTCTGGCTCCTGATCATGTatttaaagaataaaatgaGTTTTATGGAAACTGCTGACCATTTCTTTTCCGGTCAACTTTGTATTTTCCTGCCATAAAATTTGCCTACTGGGAGAAGTGATAACACATTTCCCAGTATGTCCAGTTCTGACATCTAAACCAAACTGGGCAATGGATCGTTTAAGGGTCAAATGTTCTTTGATTTCAAAGCAATCTACTCTATTAAAACTTTATTACATTGTACTACAGCTTCCCTCTATATCACTTTTAGCAATAAACTGCAACCGGCCAGAAACCCAAGGATTACAAACGGCTTTTTATGGTTTAGGTTTAATGTGAGGATGTTTGCGGGAATCAGTGGTTCTCAGCAAAGGATGAAAGTCcacctgtgcgtgtgtgtgtgcgtgcgtgtgtgtgtgtgggaggcgTGGCGTCCGTTCCCTCGTCTACCTGCTGTTCCCCCCACTGGCCCTCAGCCACTTTCTGGCTCCGGCAGCACAGGAGACAACATGAGCGGACGAGTTGGAGACATGAGCCCGAAGCAGGATGAGGTCCTAACTGAGGTACAAATATGATTGAAACATCAGTTTTAATCTTTGCTGCGCCTGTTTATACTTATTTACACTTCAGGAACAacctgttattttttttaagcgCGCATAAGTGAGTTTCCAACTCAATAAATGTTGTATGTGTGATGTCACACTGTTCTAATACACATTGTTCACTTTGGCTTTTTGCCCCTTTGTTACCAGCTTGATgtgatttcattttcttttgtctttattgtTGAAGGGACTCGTGGGTTTTGCCCCATTTTGGGGGAGATTGTTTGAAATGAACTCATTCAGGTGGATCACTGATAGCTTAGCACAATAGCCAGGCTGTGCTTTTAATGAGTGATTCATTAGAGAGTTCTGAGCTTTTACTCTAGAGTCTCCAACCTCTGGAGATGAGCTTCGTTTTAACATCTACATACAAGTTGTTTGTGACGGCGAGCgctcattttctgtctgtttgcacAGCTAAATAAAGGTCAGATTTCACCTTTTGTTGGTCGCCTTAGACGTGTCGCTGAGGGGATTTGGAAAGAGTTGCCTCCTTTTTCCCTTCCTGCTAAACATGCCCGTGTGCTGAGCTACTCAGCCACCTGTTCAATCTTTCCATGCAAACACACGTCCGCCGAGAAGctccattttcctctgtttttcatGATTCCTGTTCTGATTCTCCAGTTTCGGGGCAGGATCCAGGACATTCTCCCAGATTTGCCCGCGCAGCACGACCACTACCTCCTGCGCTGGCTGAGAGGTGAGACTGGtggcctgaaacacacacacacacacacacgctcacagaaACTGGCACAAGCAACTTTTTGTGTGTTCAGCACAACAGTCCCGCAGCGACTCAAGTTCAGGTTAACAGGaccaaacacaaacaggcagaacaggAGCCGTGTTGGGAGTCGAGTTTCAGGGCTTCTCGGGGACAATCTGCCACCAAATTGGGCCGTTTGAACGGTTCATGTTTACGGGGCCgcttctgacctctgacctcatcgGCGGCTTTATCAGTGCAAACACGCCGTCTCAGCGTTGGCGGTTGTATTTCAAAAGGTTTCAGGTGCCCGGAGCGATTGTGAGGCCGAGGCCGGTGAGCCAAACCTGTTCCTGGTCACCTTAAACTGCAGTTtcactcaggtgtgtgtgtgtgtgtgggttgtttCGACACCTGTCGGAGTGAGACGTGTCGGGCTGATGGACTTACTGATTATTTCCTGGCCGTCTGTGACCCCACCCCACCCTGTCTGTAGCTCCCatttcaaaaacagaaaatcatGACATGGATTGTGTTTCGCCTCCGTCTGAATTCCCTTCGTCCATTCGCTCCGGTTTCAATTTGCATTTCCAAAGGAAACTGGGAGTGTTGGCGAGACCACTATGAAACCActttgtgtgctggtgtgtgtgtgtgtgtgggaaggggggggggggcacaccaGCTGAGAGTGAAGTGATCCCATCAGCTGATTAGATCAGAAGGGAACTCCATCCTTCCTGGATCAAATCAAACTCCTAAACTCAGACTAGAGCTGGGAATCGCTGCGCTGCTGCATCCCCGCCGCTAGGGGTCGCCAGATCTATGGGAAAAGTACTAATTACGCTGTTGGGTTTGTGTCGCGTGCAATCGCGCGcgtctttttctctgtttcagCGCGAAACTTTAATGCTGTGAAAGCAGAGGCCATGATCAGAAAGGTGAGGCAGCTTTTAAGGCGTTTAACACGCCTCTGGGTTTTATCCTGGTGTGGTTTTTTCAGTCCCTTTCCCCGTCTCTGCAGCACCTGGagttcaggctgaagatgaaggtggacaCCATCATCTCTGACTGGAAACCTCCGGAGGTCGGCACGCTCCAGGCCGAGGCCCTTTCTGCCGCCGGGGAAACCTCCCAACTCAGTTTTCGCCTTTTTGTCCCACAGGTGATTGAGCGCTACGTGTCCGGAGGGATGTGCGGCTACGACAGAGAGGGCAGCCCCATCTGGTACGACCTGATCGGTCCTCTGGACCCTAAAGGTCTCCTGATGTCAGCGAGCAAGCAGGACTTCCTGAAAACGAAGATCAGACACACGGAGATGCTGCGGCAGGAGTGTCGTAGGCAGTCGGAGAAGGTTTGGATGGAATTCCCGCTCTCTCGTTCCTTCCGTCTCTCCCGTCCTTCCTGTAACgcgtctccatctcctctcagcTGGGGAAGAACATCGAAGCCATCACTCTGATCTACGACTGCGAGGGACTCGGCCTGAAGCACATCTGGAAACCCGCCATCGACACTTACGGAGAGGTTTGCCCCCCCCCGCTCGGACCAGAGCAACTCATCCGTTCCACCAGCTGATCCCGTTTCTTCATCCCTGTGTTCCCCTCAGATCCTCACCATGTTTGAAGATAACTATCCCGAAGGACTGAAAAGAGTGTTCCTCATCAAAGGTACTTTGGCGCGTCTGCACATTTTTAAGGGcgtttctccctttttttcagGCCTGATTTGTTCTTCTGCCTTGGTTTTTGTCTTTGCCGCAGCTCCCAAAATGTTTCCCATGGCCTACAACCTGATCAAACACTTCCTCTGTGAGGAGACGCGGCAGAAGATCATCGTTTTAGGAAGTGAGTCTTCTGGACCTCAAAGGgacatgctaacattagcatagTTAGCATGTTCATGGGATTATTGAAATGCTCCATAGCATCTTGTCCATTTATTTGCTCTAACTAATGTGATTTGAGTACATTGTccatctgttgccatggcgatccATCTGATATGGCACAAGCTTGATGGCCTTAGAGGAACCATCGACATCCTCAGCTCAGTTGACCACCGTCCATCAGTTTCTGCTGACGTTCTGGTCTGCAGGTAACTGGCAGGAGGTGTTGCGAGCTCACATCGACCCGGATCAGCTTCCTGTGGCGTACGGGGGGAACCTGTCGGATCCGGACGGCGACCCTCGCTGCAGAACCATGGTGAGGGAGCAAAGAGGAGAGTGCGTGGGCATCGGGTGGTCTCTTATTGTTTTGAATAACCTCGGGTGTCTCGCTCCAGATCAAATATGGTGGAACGGTGCCAAAGTCCTACTATGTCCAGGACTCTGTGAGCGTTCAGTACGACAACAGCGTGACCATCAGCCGAGGGTCCACGCTCCAGCTGGAGTATGACGTCGAAGCACCCAGCAGCCTCCTGAGGTACAGTCCATGCTCAGActgaggagagagggaaacaataaacacattttgGTCAGACAGCAACGTTTCGAGCGCGTTTGTTAATAATTGACCCCTTCCCAGGTGGCAGTTTGCTAGCGACGGAGCGGATATTGGATTTGGAGTTTACAGACGCACCAAGCGGGGCGGCGGACAGAAAGTGACCGACATGCTCCAGGTTCTGCCCAGCGAGCGCTACAACGCCCACCTGGTCCCCGAGGACAGCTGCCTCACCTGCTCCGAGCCAGGAGTCTGTGAGTTCCTTTGTTAGCTTCATATGGAATCATGCTAGCTGCTTCCGCTTTGTTTCTAGGCTAACCAGTTCACAACCCTCTCATATGCTAACGTTGGTGTTCTCCCGCAGACGTGCTGTGTTTCGACAACAGCTACAGCATCCTGCAGTCCAAGAAGGTGAGCTACAAAGTGGAGGTTCTCCCCCCTCCAGAGGAGCCGATGCAGAATCCCCGGAGCCGAGGAGAGCAGAGGCTGCAGTGATGAAACGACTCGACAATCAGTCAGGCAGATTTTTGACGGGAACAAAGGGGGTTCAGTTTGGCCCCCGTCTTTGTATTCACGGTCTTTCATCTTCCTGCGGCTGtcaggggtcaagggtcaagcGTTTCATTATCACGTATAGAAGTCCAGCATCTTAAAACAAAACCACTTTAGAAACTTGCAATTAGTGTCAGAGTGctcatgtttttttaatgtaaaagacAATGAAAGTGGTCATTTTTACATCTGAgtgaaggtttttattttttccacagcAGCCAAATGAACAACACAGACGTGGATTCAAGTGGCCTTTATTTGTATTATAATGTTGTGAACCACTGACCACAGAACTAATTAAGACTTAATTTATGAAAACTGTTCAATTCCGTCATTTGTATATTAATGTTCCTCATATGTGAATTGTTTATTGTGATAAACTGACGCGACTTTTTATAAACCTCACAATGACAAATCGGCTGCttcgttttttgtttttttttcctatgaTATCTGATAAACCGGgaacattttacatttctaaacaAGGTGTTATGCATTGCAGGGTTACAACAATAT
The sequence above is drawn from the Takifugu rubripes chromosome 6, fTakRub1.2, whole genome shotgun sequence genome and encodes:
- the sec14l7 gene encoding SEC14-like protein 2; this translates as MSGRVGDMSPKQDEVLTEFRGRIQDILPDLPAQHDHYLLRWLRARNFNAVKAEAMIRKHLEFRLKMKVDTIISDWKPPEVIERYVSGGMCGYDREGSPIWYDLIGPLDPKGLLMSASKQDFLKTKIRHTEMLRQECRRQSEKLGKNIEAITLIYDCEGLGLKHIWKPAIDTYGEILTMFEDNYPEGLKRVFLIKAPKMFPMAYNLIKHFLCEETRQKIIVLGSNWQEVLRAHIDPDQLPVAYGGNLSDPDGDPRCRTMIKYGGTVPKSYYVQDSVSVQYDNSVTISRGSTLQLEYDVEAPSSLLRWQFASDGADIGFGVYRRTKRGGGQKVTDMLQVLPSERYNAHLVPEDSCLTCSEPGVYVLCFDNSYSILQSKKVSYKVEVLPPPEEPMQNPRSRGEQRLQ